The Vagococcus penaei genome includes the window TCAAGTGTCGCAAACAATTGGTTCATGGAATACGTATTTGCTTCTGTAATCAGATTCATAATTGTTGACTTACCTGCATTAGTATAACCAATTAAGCCAATTTGAAAGACTTCTGATTCTTGTCGTTTCTGACGAATACGACCACGATGGGCAGCAATTTCTTTTAGTTCATGTTTAATTTGTGTCATTTTACTTCGAATATGTCGACGGTCAGTTTCTAATTTTGTTTCACCTGGACCTCTAGTCCCAATACCACCACCTAAACGAGACATTGCGATTCCTTGACCGGTTAATCGTGGCAAAAGGTAATTTAACTGTGCTAACTCAACTTGTAATTGCCCCTCTTTGGAGCGTGCACGCAAAGCAAAAATATCTAAAATTAATTGAACACGGTCGATTACTTTAACTTGAACGGCTGCTTCTATTTGTGAAGCTTGTCTTGCAGTTAACTCATGATTAAAAATGACAATATCGGCTTCACGCGCAAGTACTAACTGATTCAATTCTTCTAGCTTGCCTTTACCAACAATTGTTTTATTACTGACAGATGGTAATTTTTGGGTTAATTCACCAACTACTTCACCTTGTGCTGTCTCTGTTAAATTAACTAATTCTTTCATTGATTCGGTAAACACTTGGTAATTATCTTGTGTTTCAACACCGACTACTATTACTCGTTCGATAAGCTATCACTCTCTTTCGTTGTCTACAACCCAAGTTGCGACATCTTTTTTAATCTCATCTTGTTGCTCTGGATGTTGAATGATGTCCCACCATTCGACAGGCATGCGGTTTCTAAACCATGTTAATTGGCGCTTAGCATACTTTCTTGAATGCTGTTTCACTAAGTCGACTGCATCATTAAGTATCATTTCACCAGTGAAATAAGGGAAAAACTCTTTGTACCCAATTCCTTGTTTAGCTTGGACATCACCTAACTGATAGACATATTCTGCTTCTGCTAATAGTCCATTGCCCATCATCTCATCCACACGTAAATTAATCCGGTCATATAAAACAGAACGATCACTTGTTAAACCAATAATTTTACAGTCATATTGACTCTGTGATAAATCAGTCAAATCAAGTTGTTGTTGAGCGGTAATACTAACACCAGTTATGTCAAAAACTTCTAACGCTCGAATCACACGCTTTTGATTATTAGGATGAATAACTGCTGCAGCCGAAGGATCCATCTCTTGCAAAGTTAACCAAAGTCTTTCTGCCCCGTGTGTAGCAGCGAAACTTTCCCACTTTTTACGACACTCTTTTTCAAATGACGTTAAGTCTTTTTTCCCTAAGTTAAAATCAAATAATAGTGATTGAATATACATTCCAGTCCCACCAACAATGATTGGCAATTTACCACGGCGACTTATTTCATCAATTTTTTGTTCCGCCATACATTTAAAATCATGTGCGGTGTATGACGCATCTGGCTCAATAATATCAATCAAAAAATGTGGAATACCTTGCATTTCTTCTTCAGTCACTTTCGCTGTCCCAATATTTAACTGTCGATAGACTTGTAGGGAGTCACCACTAATTATTTCTCCGTCAAATTTTTGAGCCAATTGAATACTAAGTGCAGTCTTACCCACACCAGTTGGTCCGACAATGACTAATACTTGTTGTTTTTCGTTCATTTAATTTCCTCGTTCTCTTAATTTAAGTGCTCTCTCTGGAAAATCCGTGTGACAGCCCGCTAATTGCAATTTAAAACAGGTTAACAATTCAGCCTCACTATTAACAGTCCAAGGACGTACCGACTTTGGTGACTGTTTAGCTAAATCCAGATGAGCTTCAACCCATGCCATCGATGGGTGAAATCCTTCATATTTTGACTCACTTAATGCTAAATTAATTTTAGCTTGAGATTGCCCCATAATCAATGCTTTCGGGTAGGATTGGTTATTTTCTGATAAACGGTCTATCGTTTCAGAATTAAAGCTTGATAACATAATCGCTCCCTTTTCAAAACGATTAGCAATTGTTTCTAAAACGAAGTCTTCAATTCCATAATACGCAAATTTATCTGTTTTTAATTCAATATTTAATAAACCTGTGTACTCCAAATCTTCTAATAACGTTAACACCTCAACCAATGTTGGTACACGTTCACCGGTAAAACACTTTGAAAACCATGCACCGGCATCTAACTCTTTTAATTCTGCTAATGTCAATTCTTTAATCAGACCCGACCCATTTGTCGTACGGTTGACCTCTTCATCATGCATCACAATCAAATGATTATCCTTTGTCAATTGAACATCCAACTCAATTCCATCACTTTGAACGATACACGCTTCTTTGAAGGCTGAGAGTGTATTTTCTGGATGTGTCCCTTTACTTCCACGGTGTGCAATAATTTTTGTCATGACGAAATCCCCCTCTTTAATTTTACCATTTAATCCAAAAAATAAATGGAAAACACTCCAAAATATGTCCATTTTATGTTAAACTTACTGTATAGTCTTAGTTATTACTTTGAAAGGATGATGAGTGTCCATGAAAAAATTTACAACAGGTTACTTAGTAGGAACAGCTGTAACATTAGCAGCATTAACTAGTTTAGCTTACGGTTTAAAGAAAATTGTAATTGAACCAGTTGAAGAAAAAGAAGCAATGATTGACGATAGTCGCAAAAAAGCGATGCGTAAAAGTCGCGCACGATAAAAATAAAAAGAAAAACTACTTCAAGCGAAGTAGTTTTTTTATTTTTTCTTGGTTTTCCCAGTCCAGTTACTGTAGCCACCTTTTAATACGTAAATATCTGTATAGCCTTCTTTTTTCAATAAGCTAGCCATATTAATTGAGAATACTTTTTTATTGTCATAAAGATAGACAGGTGAATCTTTACGAATAGCCGTTAGATACTCTTTATGTGCTCGAGCAATAGTATAAGGTACACTACGAGCCCCTAAAATATGCCCACGATTAAATTCTTCTTTTTCACGAACATCAATCAACTGTCCCTTACGCATATTCTCTTGCAATTCTTCTTGCGTAATATACTTAGCAGAAGCTTTCAATTTTAAATAAAAATATAATTGATACAATCCAATCCCGATTAGTGTGATGATAATGATTGCATTAAGTGTGTAAATAAAGCCCATAATACTTAAAAACCTCTTTCATAAAATTTTTATTTGAAAATCAATGCTAGTGAAGCAGCACCGATAACTCCTGCTTCATTACCTAATTGAGCAAGTTTTATTTGTGTCGACTCTGTCACTTGAGGGTATGAAAACTCATTAAAATAGGCTTGAACCCGTTCTAATAAAAACTCACCCGCAGCAGAAACACCGCCACCAATCACAATATCACTTGGATTTAAAATGTTTCCTAAATGACCACATGCTAGACCTAAATAGTAACATACTTTATCAACAACGGATAGAGCAAAATGATCGTTTGCAACCGCTAAATCAAAAACATCTTTACTCGAAACTTCTTGGCCATCATCAATCATAAATTTCAATTTAGAATCGCCTGCATACTCTTCAGACATTGTTCGTGCTAAACGTACTACACCTGTCGCGCTAGCAACCGTTTCTAAACAACCTTTTC containing:
- the miaA gene encoding tRNA (adenosine(37)-N6)-dimethylallyltransferase MiaA, coding for MNEKQQVLVIVGPTGVGKTALSIQLAQKFDGEIISGDSLQVYRQLNIGTAKVTEEEMQGIPHFLIDIIEPDASYTAHDFKCMAEQKIDEISRRGKLPIIVGGTGMYIQSLLFDFNLGKKDLTSFEKECRKKWESFAATHGAERLWLTLQEMDPSAAAVIHPNNQKRVIRALEVFDITGVSITAQQQLDLTDLSQSQYDCKIIGLTSDRSVLYDRINLRVDEMMGNGLLAEAEYVYQLGDVQAKQGIGYKEFFPYFTGEMILNDAVDLVKQHSRKYAKRQLTWFRNRMPVEWWDIIQHPEQQDEIKKDVATWVVDNERE
- a CDS encoding rhodanese-like domain-containing protein, producing the protein MGFIYTLNAIIIITLIGIGLYQLYFYLKLKASAKYITQEELQENMRKGQLIDVREKEEFNRGHILGARSVPYTIARAHKEYLTAIRKDSPVYLYDNKKVFSINMASLLKKEGYTDIYVLKGGYSNWTGKTKKK
- the hflX gene encoding GTPase HflX, whose product is MKELVNLTETAQGEVVGELTQKLPSVSNKTIVGKGKLEELNQLVLAREADIVIFNHELTARQASQIEAAVQVKVIDRVQLILDIFALRARSKEGQLQVELAQLNYLLPRLTGQGIAMSRLGGGIGTRGPGETKLETDRRHIRSKMTQIKHELKEIAAHRGRIRQKRQESEVFQIGLIGYTNAGKSTIMNLITEANTYSMNQLFATLDPLTKKWTLPSGMQMTLTDTVGFIQDLPTQLIEAFQSTLEESRGMDLLLHVVDASSTDRLQQEQTVLHLLKQLDMEEIPVLTVYNKADLCDQDSFVPTLFPSCLISALNPADADELKTAIIKEMKLVLVPYQAELSEDKAYLLNEMTLKTIVDHWEYQEETGTYLVNGYAKSGSKWLNEQFYQQ
- a CDS encoding DUF3042 family protein; its protein translation is MKKFTTGYLVGTAVTLAALTSLAYGLKKIVIEPVEEKEAMIDDSRKKAMRKSRAR
- a CDS encoding glycerophosphodiester phosphodiesterase family protein, which produces MTKIIAHRGSKGTHPENTLSAFKEACIVQSDGIELDVQLTKDNHLIVMHDEEVNRTTNGSGLIKELTLAELKELDAGAWFSKCFTGERVPTLVEVLTLLEDLEYTGLLNIELKTDKFAYYGIEDFVLETIANRFEKGAIMLSSFNSETIDRLSENNQSYPKALIMGQSQAKINLALSESKYEGFHPSMAWVEAHLDLAKQSPKSVRPWTVNSEAELLTCFKLQLAGCHTDFPERALKLRERGN